In Candidatus Dependentiae bacterium, the following proteins share a genomic window:
- a CDS encoding ABC transporter permease has translation MKQTDFKGAITKEVSFFMITPALLWQVLFFYIPLTMIVGASFMYQSGISWQHYSSLLELPYFKIITRSLLFALINAFVCLIFAYPAAYFLARNVKKWKNILLFSLMLPFWTNILVQIYAWFFVLERNGLCNTLLMKLGLISEPLHLMNSSLTILIVMAYCYLPFMILPLYSNLEKLDSRLIESSYDLGANSWQTFFNVTLPLSWSGIKTGFFLVFVPSFGEFVIPALMGGSKYMFAGSLISHYFLTVHDTSQGAAFTCLSGVVLLTIAIVLNWYFSKKAYASRGQ, from the coding sequence ATGAAACAAACTGATTTTAAGGGTGCGATAACCAAAGAAGTTTCTTTTTTTATGATAACGCCTGCGCTGTTATGGCAGGTGTTATTTTTCTATATACCACTGACCATGATTGTCGGTGCCAGCTTTATGTATCAAAGTGGCATCTCGTGGCAGCATTATAGCTCTTTACTAGAACTTCCTTATTTCAAGATCATTACTCGTTCATTATTATTCGCTCTCATCAACGCATTCGTATGTCTTATCTTTGCCTATCCAGCTGCCTATTTCTTGGCTCGCAATGTTAAAAAATGGAAAAACATCTTATTGTTTTCATTAATGTTGCCGTTTTGGACTAATATTTTAGTACAAATTTATGCATGGTTCTTTGTGCTTGAGCGTAATGGATTATGCAACACCTTACTCATGAAGCTTGGTTTAATTAGCGAACCATTACATCTTATGAACAGTTCTCTGACAATTCTTATTGTTATGGCGTACTGCTACTTGCCGTTTATGATTTTACCGCTTTATAGTAATTTGGAAAAACTAGATTCACGGCTTATTGAATCTTCGTATGATCTTGGCGCTAATAGCTGGCAAACATTTTTTAATGTAACGTTGCCATTGTCGTGGTCGGGCATTAAAACAGGATTCTTTCTTGTCTTTGTTCCTTCATTTGGAGAATTTGTTATTCCCGCTCTTATGGGAGGTTCAAAATATATGTTTGCTGGTTCACTCATCTCCCATTATTTCTTAACAGTACATGATACGTCACAAGGTGCTGCATTTACGTGTTTGAGTGGGGTGGTGTTATTGACTATTGCTATTGTGTTGAATTGGTATTTCAGTAAAAAGGCTTACGCAAGTCGGGGTCAATAA
- a CDS encoding extracellular solute-binding protein, translating to MNIRDRFLPFFARLFIVLFWLSVCLFFLVVPGFVYRTYIYSNQKSITVLTWPALVDTQYIQQFEKDTGIRVHMRYFETNEELLTKMQLTNGKGYDLIMPSEYMAEVMIKEGLLKKIDKTKLAFFNQLRPHLINNYYDAENNYVIPFFWSIYGIAIDKDYFAGKEFKSSWGLVFAPNDSGYYVSMVDDGRVLALLAAQYLYGSLSHIDSIQFEQIKQLLIRQKKWVELYTDDRANFLLASKACPVAVTSHAVVARIMPMFKNIEFIIPEEGSFLNIDVFAMPKTTNKDDLVYAFLSYMYSESSLKHHMEKFGYFSPLKDIAADQAAIPLPTDDQLAKAHLFKNILTKEQLSDLWIALKA from the coding sequence ATGAATATCAGAGATCGCTTTTTACCTTTTTTTGCACGTCTTTTTATTGTGCTTTTTTGGCTCAGCGTTTGTTTATTCTTTTTAGTAGTTCCTGGATTTGTCTATCGAACCTATATTTATAGCAACCAAAAAAGTATTACCGTTCTTACGTGGCCCGCTTTGGTTGATACGCAGTACATTCAGCAGTTTGAAAAAGATACGGGCATTAGGGTGCACATGCGGTATTTTGAAACGAATGAAGAGTTGCTCACCAAAATGCAACTGACCAATGGAAAGGGATACGATCTCATTATGCCTTCTGAATATATGGCTGAGGTGATGATTAAAGAAGGATTGCTCAAAAAAATAGATAAAACTAAGTTGGCATTCTTTAATCAATTACGTCCGCACCTTATTAATAACTATTACGATGCAGAGAATAATTATGTCATTCCATTCTTTTGGAGTATCTATGGTATTGCTATTGATAAAGATTATTTTGCAGGTAAAGAATTCAAATCGAGCTGGGGATTAGTTTTTGCTCCTAACGATAGTGGTTATTATGTCAGTATGGTTGACGATGGACGCGTATTGGCCTTGTTGGCAGCGCAATATCTTTATGGTTCGTTGTCTCATATCGATTCAATACAATTTGAGCAGATCAAACAATTGTTAATACGACAAAAGAAATGGGTAGAATTATACACTGACGATCGCGCCAATTTTCTTCTTGCTTCTAAAGCGTGTCCGGTTGCCGTGACATCGCATGCGGTTGTTGCTCGTATTATGCCTATGTTTAAAAATATCGAGTTTATTATCCCCGAAGAAGGAAGTTTTTTGAACATCGATGTATTTGCAATGCCAAAGACAACTAACAAAGACGATTTGGTCTATGCGTTTCTTTCTTACATGTATTCAGAAAGTTCGTTGAAGCACCACATGGAAAAGTTCGGTTATTTTTCTCCACTTAAAGATATTGCGGCCGATCAAGCTGCTATACCCTTGCCTACCGATGATCAGCTTGCAAAAGCTCATCTTTTTAAAAATATTCTCACGAAAGAACAGTTAAGCGATCTTTGGATTGCCCTTAAAGCGTAA
- the metG gene encoding methionine--tRNA ligase, translating into MHDTHYNKFYVTTPIYYVTARPHLGSLYSTLLADVVARWNILQGKQVFFLTGTDEHGQKVAEAAHKANKLPQEFVDSFIHAYKEVWYNYEIAYTHFIRTTDEYHVKAVQKWIARLIVTGDIYKGYYKGWYCTPDETFVTEKDSEVDSSVAPACPSCGRLTVMVQEETYFFKLSAYQDKLLKFYEEHPDFIVPKERAHEVVNFVKAGLKDFSISRTTVTWGIPFPDDAHHVTYVWADALNNYITGIGYGQPGREHEFNSWWPADLHILGKDIVRFHAIYWPAFLMASGLALPKQLLVHGWIKVGDQKMSKSLGNVVDPEVLFKKYGPEPVRYYLVKQMAITHDGEFSIGDLEQKIESDLANDLGNLLNRMVSLAHKNDVIELPAIHEWSERSLELRDESWNMTQEFEGYMEDYLFHMALARLWKTINKTNAYFHEQEPWKLAKTDRARFIEILSATCHSLKTIAVLLWPVMPKKMEQLLHSLGLSTLLTNNTLKNLELNSWGQHFMLHKIPNLFEKPEPKEEVVVVAPAQPEQPQVPEIGIEDFIKALLIIGTVEQAEEVPGSDKLLKLQVNFGPLGMRQILSGVKKSYQPTDLIGKQGVFVTNLKPRKMMGFESHGMMLFAVHDNKQTFVTIAGVVPNGTKVQ; encoded by the coding sequence ATGCATGACACCCATTACAACAAATTTTATGTTACGACACCCATTTATTATGTAACGGCACGACCACACCTTGGTTCATTATATTCCACCTTGCTTGCCGACGTTGTCGCTCGTTGGAATATATTACAAGGAAAACAAGTATTCTTTTTGACCGGTACCGACGAACATGGTCAAAAGGTCGCTGAAGCAGCGCATAAGGCTAATAAATTGCCACAAGAGTTTGTCGATTCTTTCATTCATGCTTATAAAGAGGTTTGGTACAATTACGAAATAGCTTACACGCACTTTATTCGCACCACGGATGAGTATCATGTCAAAGCAGTACAAAAATGGATTGCTCGTTTAATTGTTACGGGCGATATCTACAAAGGCTATTATAAAGGTTGGTATTGCACGCCCGACGAAACCTTTGTAACGGAAAAAGATAGTGAGGTCGATAGTTCAGTTGCTCCTGCGTGCCCTTCATGTGGCAGATTAACCGTCATGGTTCAGGAAGAGACGTATTTTTTCAAGCTTTCAGCATATCAAGATAAGTTACTCAAATTTTACGAAGAACATCCTGACTTTATTGTGCCAAAAGAACGCGCACACGAAGTGGTGAATTTTGTAAAAGCTGGATTAAAAGATTTTAGTATTTCACGAACTACCGTCACTTGGGGTATTCCATTTCCTGACGATGCACACCATGTCACCTATGTGTGGGCTGACGCATTGAACAATTACATTACCGGGATTGGCTACGGTCAGCCTGGGCGTGAGCATGAGTTTAATTCTTGGTGGCCAGCTGATCTGCATATTCTAGGTAAAGATATTGTACGGTTCCATGCAATTTATTGGCCAGCATTCTTAATGGCCTCTGGTTTAGCATTACCAAAGCAATTGTTGGTCCATGGTTGGATTAAAGTCGGTGATCAAAAAATGTCCAAATCGTTGGGCAATGTTGTGGACCCAGAAGTTTTGTTTAAAAAATATGGCCCAGAACCAGTGCGTTATTATTTAGTCAAACAGATGGCTATTACGCATGATGGTGAATTTAGCATTGGCGATTTGGAACAAAAGATTGAATCTGATTTAGCGAATGATTTAGGCAATTTACTCAATCGTATGGTCAGCTTAGCGCATAAAAACGATGTCATTGAGCTGCCAGCTATTCATGAATGGTCTGAAAGGTCATTGGAATTGCGCGATGAAAGTTGGAATATGACCCAGGAGTTTGAAGGGTATATGGAAGATTATCTTTTTCATATGGCACTCGCTCGTTTGTGGAAAACTATTAATAAAACCAATGCGTATTTTCACGAACAAGAACCTTGGAAGCTTGCCAAAACTGACAGAGCACGGTTTATCGAAATTTTGTCAGCAACCTGTCATAGTTTAAAAACTATTGCGGTGTTGTTGTGGCCAGTCATGCCAAAGAAGATGGAACAGTTGCTCCATAGCTTGGGTTTATCAACCTTGTTAACTAATAACACATTAAAAAATTTAGAACTCAACAGCTGGGGACAACATTTTATGCTACACAAAATACCAAATCTTTTTGAAAAACCAGAACCAAAAGAAGAAGTTGTTGTTGTCGCTCCTGCGCAACCAGAACAACCACAAGTGCCAGAAATCGGCATTGAAGATTTTATCAAAGCTTTATTAATTATCGGTACTGTCGAACAAGCAGAAGAAGTGCCAGGGTCAGATAAGCTACTTAAACTACAAGTCAACTTCGGGCCACTGGGCATGCGCCAAATTCTTTCTGGCGTAAAAAAATCATATCAACCTACTGACCTTATTGGCAAGCAAGGTGTGTTTGTGACTAACTTGAAGCCACGTAAAATGATGGGCTTTGAATCGCATGGTATGATGCTTTTTGCGGTACATGATAACAAGCAAACATTTGTCACCATTGCTGGCGTTGTGCCAAATGGAACAAAAGTTCAGTAG
- a CDS encoding ABC transporter ATP-binding protein codes for MRSIRIENLTKAFAGETIIENINLTIPSGKFFALLGPSGSGKTTLLRLIAGFDQADSGKIFLGNQEITNTPINERRVNTVFQNYALFPHMNVFDNVAYGLKIKRIPTDIIEQRVIKILKAVHLEKYIYKSIAQLSGGQQQRVALARAIINEPEVLLLDEPLAALDLKMRERMLIELIELQDTLKTTFVYVTHDQFEALTVADYMAIMNHDGEIEQVGTPKQVYEFPASTFVAKFVGTTNLLQGTLSIKPDKQVIVIQALGEYEVVVPSDKPWASDKSAVFMSIRPEKIEISKKEEVGFSNHVKGIVQSIVYHGRSTQYNVRLSNGQLLQVFEQNEEHFPQEVIEYDDQVNLYWQKENVVLLEK; via the coding sequence ATGAGAAGCATTAGGATAGAAAATCTTACTAAGGCGTTTGCCGGTGAAACTATCATCGAAAACATCAATCTTACGATCCCGAGCGGCAAATTTTTTGCTTTGCTTGGGCCGAGCGGCAGTGGGAAAACCACATTGCTTCGCTTAATCGCGGGATTTGATCAAGCGGATAGTGGAAAGATCTTTCTTGGTAATCAAGAAATTACCAATACTCCTATTAATGAGCGCAGAGTCAATACCGTATTTCAAAATTATGCTCTGTTTCCTCATATGAATGTCTTTGATAATGTTGCGTATGGCTTAAAAATTAAGCGTATTCCAACTGATATTATCGAACAACGTGTCATTAAAATTCTCAAAGCCGTACATTTAGAAAAATATATTTATAAATCTATTGCGCAACTTTCTGGTGGCCAGCAACAACGTGTTGCATTAGCCCGAGCAATTATCAATGAGCCTGAAGTTCTTCTTTTAGATGAACCATTAGCAGCTCTTGATTTAAAGATGCGTGAGCGCATGCTTATTGAGTTGATTGAATTGCAAGATACACTCAAGACCACCTTTGTCTATGTGACGCACGACCAATTTGAAGCTTTAACCGTAGCAGACTATATGGCTATCATGAATCATGATGGTGAGATCGAGCAAGTTGGTACACCAAAACAAGTGTATGAATTTCCGGCGTCTACGTTTGTGGCAAAGTTTGTTGGTACGACTAATCTTTTGCAAGGTACACTTTCTATTAAGCCTGACAAACAGGTCATTGTTATTCAAGCTCTGGGTGAGTACGAAGTAGTTGTGCCAAGCGACAAGCCATGGGCATCGGACAAAAGTGCCGTATTTATGAGTATTCGTCCCGAAAAAATTGAAATTAGCAAAAAAGAAGAAGTGGGATTTTCTAACCACGTTAAAGGCATTGTACAATCTATTGTTTATCATGGTCGCTCGACGCAGTACAATGTACGACTATCTAATGGACAGTTGTTGCAAGTTTTTGAACAAAACGAAGAACATTTCCCGCAAGAAGTCATTGAGTATGATGATCAGGTAAATTTGTATTGGCAAAAAGAGAATGTGGTGCTGTTAGAAAAATGA
- a CDS encoding oleate hydratase, translated as MQKKVVIVGAGIAGLTAATDLINKGYLVEIYETKPYPGGKAYGFHDERGYPVEHSGRVYGKYFSLYEYMKLIPYKNASVFDNLVPIETYLMLETSTGKVFNHIPDVTARGFKGYIGLIKLMRSFGVRYWDLFFLFIESVKYRFSSRYRDYLNTISFKQAMLDGWGQRFGDFMRQFLTILISAKPTATASSMYQELFLVMAAGLPLPKDCTATINLLNGPTSERFIDPWIEDLKNKGVVFHFNSPVTIQGNTIYQAQDKEVIADAYLFCVSLPVAKELFPQEVLPSVQSEQWTNGMQFYLKERPSFLPRDYSAGFIWNQPWRFGFFMYDNNTFWKNVVLPEGVKCVASISFNDALGNGKIFGKPITECAPEELIAETLAQCGIDKNLVIGYVIDPALHYEQGKWTESMSLFVVTPEDYPKLNDGKTQCKNRFLVGEFTKTFKEIPTMEKSCQAGQVGAQRVIEYLTSAYVKG; from the coding sequence ATGCAGAAAAAAGTTGTTATTGTCGGTGCTGGTATTGCGGGTCTGACTGCTGCTACAGATTTGATTAATAAAGGGTATCTTGTTGAGATATATGAAACTAAGCCATATCCAGGGGGTAAGGCTTATGGGTTTCATGACGAGCGAGGATACCCTGTTGAGCATTCAGGAAGGGTTTACGGTAAATATTTTTCACTCTATGAATATATGAAACTAATACCTTATAAAAATGCATCTGTATTTGATAATCTAGTTCCTATTGAAACATATCTTATGTTGGAAACTTCAACAGGGAAAGTATTTAATCATATTCCAGATGTTACTGCCCGTGGGTTTAAAGGATATATAGGCCTTATAAAATTAATGCGCAGTTTTGGTGTAAGGTATTGGGATTTGTTTTTTTTATTTATTGAGTCGGTTAAGTATAGATTTTCATCTCGTTATCGTGATTATTTGAATACCATTAGTTTTAAACAAGCTATGTTAGATGGTTGGGGGCAACGATTTGGAGATTTTATGAGGCAATTTTTGACCATATTGATATCTGCAAAACCAACCGCTACCGCAAGCAGTATGTATCAAGAATTATTTTTAGTCATGGCTGCAGGTTTGCCCCTACCTAAGGATTGCACAGCAACCATTAATCTTTTGAATGGGCCAACATCAGAACGATTCATCGATCCATGGATCGAGGACTTAAAAAATAAGGGCGTTGTGTTTCATTTTAATAGTCCTGTAACTATACAGGGCAATACTATCTATCAAGCACAAGATAAAGAAGTAATAGCCGATGCCTATCTGTTTTGTGTTTCATTACCCGTTGCCAAAGAGCTATTTCCGCAGGAAGTTTTACCTTCAGTTCAATCAGAGCAGTGGACAAATGGTATGCAATTTTATTTAAAAGAGAGACCTTCGTTTTTGCCCCGTGATTACAGTGCTGGCTTTATTTGGAATCAACCATGGCGATTTGGTTTTTTTATGTATGATAATAATACCTTTTGGAAAAATGTTGTATTGCCTGAGGGCGTTAAGTGTGTTGCTTCGATTAGTTTTAATGATGCTCTTGGTAATGGAAAGATCTTTGGTAAGCCAATAACTGAATGTGCGCCAGAAGAACTTATTGCTGAAACGCTTGCTCAATGTGGTATTGATAAAAATTTAGTGATTGGTTATGTCATTGATCCTGCATTGCATTATGAACAGGGTAAGTGGACTGAATCAATGAGTCTTTTTGTTGTTACGCCAGAAGATTACCCTAAGTTAAATGATGGCAAAACGCAGTGTAAGAATAGGTTTTTAGTAGGTGAATTTACCAAAACTTTCAAAGAAATTCCTACTATGGAAAAATCGTGCCAAGCTGGTCAAGTTGGAGCGCAGAGAGTTATTGAATATCTAACGAGTGCTTATGTAAAGGGCTAA
- a CDS encoding ABC transporter permease: MSIFSRYFFPSMVLCLYLFLYIPIIVLVLFSFNDNEFTYQWSSFSLRWYRELFASTEIWDALKNSLIVATSSVFLSITMGVLLVFYSGNSFFKKSFLLFYGNLAVPEIVLAVGMLSFFAFFSIPLGLTTLIAGHTLIGLGYVVPIVHSRFIELDDRYTEASLDLGATQGQTLMKVVLPLLSPALFAAGLLVFIISLDDFVISFFCAGSSAQTLPIYIFSMIRAGASPVVSALSTVLLGMSSILVLIFSSLQIKKMDILR; the protein is encoded by the coding sequence ATGTCTATTTTTTCGCGCTACTTTTTCCCATCGATGGTGCTTTGTCTTTATTTATTTTTGTATATACCGATTATTGTATTGGTGTTGTTTTCTTTTAATGATAACGAGTTTACCTATCAGTGGTCATCTTTTTCATTACGTTGGTATCGCGAGTTGTTCGCATCAACAGAAATTTGGGATGCATTAAAAAATTCTTTAATCGTTGCGACTTCTTCGGTATTTTTAAGTATTACCATGGGCGTGCTTTTGGTTTTTTATAGTGGTAACAGCTTTTTTAAAAAATCATTTTTATTATTTTATGGCAATCTCGCTGTACCAGAAATTGTACTAGCAGTTGGCATGCTCAGTTTCTTTGCCTTCTTTTCTATTCCTCTAGGGCTTACAACTCTCATTGCTGGCCATACACTCATCGGCTTAGGCTATGTTGTACCTATTGTGCATTCACGGTTCATTGAGCTTGATGATCGCTACACAGAGGCATCATTGGATTTAGGCGCGACGCAAGGTCAAACACTCATGAAGGTGGTGTTGCCATTATTATCACCAGCATTGTTTGCCGCAGGGTTATTGGTATTTATTATTTCGTTGGATGATTTTGTCATCTCATTTTTCTGTGCGGGTTCTTCAGCACAAACATTACCCATCTATATTTTTTCTATGATTCGTGCTGGTGCATCTCCTGTGGTGAGTGCCTTGTCAACCGTATTGCTTGGTATGAGCAGTATTTTGGTGCTTATTTTTTCTTCATTACAGATTAAAAAAATGGATATACTACGATGA
- the glmS gene encoding glutamine--fructose-6-phosphate transaminase (isomerizing), translating into MKLSMNRIRFFIILLLLSDRLSYPCSIVGYLGDNFCSAYIEQGLDRLEYRGYDSAGFACLNDNQDLVVLKAEGKLEKLKEKLKKDPIDGHVGIGHTRWATHGAATETNAHPQTGCGARVAVVHNGIIENHYQLREQLKAQGHVFKSETDTEVLPHLLEDCLDNNQTLKDAALELIGNLKGSFAFLALMTEQPDTILAVRKSSPMCVGLGTNEMFIASDFLGFAGKTNQVVFLPDESFALITKDSIELYNFDGQALPVVIKTLDITPTIYDKFQHEHYMLKEIYEQRNAIHAAVNHYKSLGDGVWEQLGISAEYARDLKSVHMFGCGTSWHAARIAQFFFEIICGVPAAAHLASEFRYMPFFTSPNCVYVAISQSGETADTLEALRMINLVNIPVVTLTNVPSSTMAREALGHLPLKAGPEIAVASTKAFTTQITALYWLAHYLALTKGIITQEEMTQAEQNLFEAADALQAVIDTYRLSIIQTHAKKYAQAKRFMYLGRHIGYPFAMEGALKLKEISYIFAQGYPAGELKHGSIALVDLETPTLIFSHLDPVIYQKLVSNAQEVKARKGHLIAFVFEGQEELIKIADQSFIIPRVAPLLEPLVMAGLMQFFAYQVAKELGHDIDKPRNLAKAVTVE; encoded by the coding sequence ATGAAGCTATCCATGAATCGTATCCGTTTTTTTATCATTCTTCTCTTATTAAGTGACCGCTTATCTTACCCCTGCAGCATTGTGGGCTATCTGGGCGACAACTTCTGTAGTGCTTATATAGAACAAGGGCTCGATCGTCTTGAGTATCGCGGCTACGATTCAGCAGGCTTTGCATGTCTTAATGATAATCAAGATCTTGTCGTGCTCAAAGCAGAAGGTAAGTTAGAAAAGCTGAAAGAAAAATTAAAAAAAGATCCCATTGATGGTCACGTTGGCATTGGCCACACGCGTTGGGCAACGCATGGCGCAGCAACGGAAACTAATGCGCATCCTCAAACAGGGTGCGGTGCTCGTGTAGCGGTGGTACATAACGGCATTATTGAAAATCACTATCAACTCAGAGAGCAATTGAAAGCACAGGGTCACGTTTTTAAATCTGAGACTGACACGGAAGTGTTGCCGCATCTTTTAGAAGATTGTCTTGATAACAATCAAACGTTAAAAGATGCAGCTCTCGAATTAATCGGTAATTTGAAAGGTTCTTTTGCATTTCTTGCATTGATGACAGAACAGCCTGACACTATTCTTGCGGTGCGTAAAAGTTCACCAATGTGTGTAGGGCTTGGCACAAACGAAATGTTTATTGCTTCTGATTTTCTTGGCTTTGCGGGAAAAACAAATCAGGTAGTTTTCTTGCCGGATGAAAGTTTTGCGTTGATTACCAAAGACAGCATTGAGTTGTATAATTTTGATGGGCAGGCGTTGCCGGTGGTAATCAAGACACTTGATATCACACCAACAATCTACGACAAATTTCAACACGAACATTATATGCTCAAAGAAATTTATGAGCAACGCAATGCAATTCATGCAGCGGTGAATCATTACAAATCGCTTGGTGATGGTGTGTGGGAACAACTGGGCATTTCGGCTGAGTATGCACGGGATTTAAAATCAGTGCATATGTTTGGCTGTGGCACCTCGTGGCATGCGGCACGCATTGCACAATTCTTTTTTGAGATTATTTGCGGTGTTCCAGCAGCTGCGCATTTAGCGTCTGAATTTCGTTACATGCCGTTCTTTACGTCTCCCAATTGCGTATATGTTGCCATTTCACAATCGGGCGAAACAGCTGACACGTTAGAAGCATTGCGTATGATTAACTTGGTGAATATTCCCGTGGTTACGTTGACCAATGTGCCGTCAAGCACCATGGCACGCGAAGCATTAGGTCATCTGCCACTCAAGGCTGGCCCGGAAATTGCCGTAGCTTCAACCAAAGCATTCACTACGCAAATTACCGCACTCTATTGGCTTGCTCATTATTTAGCGCTCACCAAGGGTATTATCACGCAAGAAGAGATGACACAAGCGGAGCAAAATTTGTTTGAGGCAGCTGATGCATTGCAGGCTGTCATTGACACGTACAGACTTTCTATTATTCAAACGCACGCAAAAAAATATGCACAAGCAAAACGATTTATGTATTTAGGCCGCCATATTGGTTATCCATTTGCCATGGAAGGTGCGTTGAAGCTTAAAGAAATTTCGTACATTTTTGCGCAAGGATATCCTGCCGGTGAATTGAAGCATGGCTCAATAGCTCTTGTAGACCTTGAAACACCGACCTTAATTTTTTCACATTTAGATCCTGTGATTTATCAAAAGCTGGTGTCGAATGCACAAGAAGTCAAAGCACGCAAGGGACATTTGATAGCATTTGTTTTTGAAGGGCAAGAGGAACTCATTAAAATTGCCGACCAATCATTTATTATTCCTCGAGTGGCTCCACTACTCGAGCCGCTTGTTATGGCTGGCTTAATGCAATTTTTTGCGTATCAGGTGGCAAAAGAGTTGGGACATGATATTGATAAGCCTCGTAACTTGGCTAAAGCAGTAACGGTTGAGTAG